A window of Syntrophobacterales bacterium genomic DNA:
GGGGAAACCGCAATCAGATTCCGCGGGGCATATCCTCTTGGCAGCAGCAATCATTTTGGCAGGGAGGTCATCGACGGTTACTTCTCCGTTTTCCTTAATGACAACGATTCGTTCGATCAGATTCTGCAGCTCGCGGACGTTTCCCGGCCAAGGATAATTCTGAAAAATACTCATTACTGCTTCTTTTATTCCTGTCACGTTCTTATTGTTAAGATTGTTAAATTTATCAAGAAAATACAAGGCAAGGATGGGGATGTCGATCTTTCTTGACCGTAGCGGCGGCATATAAATCGGGATTACATTGACGCGATAAAAAAGATCATCCCGGAATTTTTTATCGGCCACTGCCTTTTCCAGATCCTTATTTGTTGCTGAGATAATGCGGACATCTGCTTTTATTGTTTTGACGCCTCCCACCTTTTCGAACGCCTTTTCCTGAATGACGCGCAGCAGTTTTACCTGCAGCGCCGGGCTCATATCGCCTATTTCATCGAGAAAAATAGTGCCTCCTTGTGCAAGCTCAAATCGGCCTGCGCGGCTGCGGATGGCGCCGGTAAATGCCCCCCTTTCATGGCCGAACAGTTCGCTTTCAAGCAGTTCTTCCGGAATGGCGCCGCAATTTACGGCAACTATTTTACTGTTTTTTCTACTGCTGTTGCAATGGATTGCCCGCGCAACGAGCTCTTTGC
This region includes:
- a CDS encoding sigma-54 dependent transcriptional regulator — encoded protein: MLTTEKVSPCILECDRKEIAKNNLMDGLDFGELIGRSEPMLKVFETTAKVANSESTVILYGESGTGKELVARAIHCNSSRKNSKIVAVNCGAIPEELLESELFGHERGAFTGAIRSRAGRFELAQGGTIFLDEIGDMSPALQVKLLRVIQEKAFEKVGGVKTIKADVRIISATNKDLEKAVADKKFRDDLFYRVNVIPIYMPPLRSRKIDIPILALYFLDKFNNLNNKNVTGIKEAVMSIFQNYPWPGNVRELQNLIERIVVIKENGEVTVDDLPAKMIAAAKRICPAESDCGFPKEGIDLNKAVEDFEKDLLCRALKKTDGVRSRAATLLGINRTTLVEKLKRFKITQV